The genomic stretch ACGAGGTCCTTTTCGCTGCGCTCAAGAGGACTGATTTTTCGGGGCAGATTTCCACAACTTCTTTTTTATATTTAGGCGGCAGCCCCTTCTAACAAACCCCTGACAACCGTTTCCATAAGTTTCTCGCTATCTTCCCGAGACTTCCTCAATTTAGATTCGAGTTCATCACACAACCCCATGAACTGCTCGACTTTTTCAATGATTCTTTTCCGTAAAGGAACCTGTTAAAAAACCAAACTTGAGAAAATGACAAATATATATGATACACATACTTGTTAGCATAAATTCAGATTTTAATCGTGCTTCATCGAAGACTGCGTGGAGGATTCCAGAAACAATGCCTTCTCAAGAGCTAAAAGATGCAGAATATTTTATGAAAATATTAAGACAACATCTGCCAGAGTTAAAAGAAAAATATAGTGTAAACTACCTTGGAGTTTTTGGCTCTTATATTCGTGGGGAGCAGACCGAAGATAGTGACCTTGATATTCTGGTTCAGTTTGATAAGAAACCCGGCCTGTTTAAGTATATAGAACTTGAAGACCATCTAAGTGAGCTTCTGGGGGTAAAGGTTGATCTGGTAATGAAAAGTGCGCTTAAACCCAATATAGGAAAGCGTATCTTGAGTGAGGTCGAGGTTGTATGAAAGCCGAAGATAGGGATCCTGTGGATTTCTTAAATGATATTCTTGATTCTATCGATAAAATCGGAAGTTTTATTGAAGGGCTGGACTTCGATGGATTTGCTGAAGACAAAAAAACCGTATATGCCGTGACCAGAGCTCTTGAAATCATAGGTGAAGCAACAAAAAATTTACCAGAATCTTTGAAGAAAAAACATTCAGAAGTTCCCTGGGGAAAAATGACTGGAACACGTGACAAAATGATCCACGGTTATTTCGGTATAGACCTGGAAGTAGTTTGGAGTACGATAAATGAGGATATACCTTCTGTAAAACCATTAATAGAGAAAATCCTAGGTGAAATAGAAAATTGTTAAATGAGAGCCGAAAAATTAGGTTATAATATCTTTGACCAGTGCAACGCTATTTGCTTTACTGAGTCTTTCTTGTCCCGCCCGAGTTCCGCTTCGGCACCCGAGTTCCGCTTCGGGAGCACGGTGTCCTTTTCGCCCCGAATTGCGATTCGGAAGCCCACCGTCCTTTTCACTCGCTTCGCTCGCTCAAGAGGACTAAGCTTATAAGATAAAATAGTGAACTTCACTAAACGAGAGCCGAAAAAATAGTTATAAAATCTCTGACCGATGCAACGTCATTCGCTTTACCGAGTCTGTCTTGTCCCGCTCGACACATGAGAGCGGCCTTCTCAAAAAGCAAAAAAAAGAAAAAAAAGGTAATATCTTATTTTTTTAAATTGAATACTTAAGAATTCTATATGCTAAAAATCTGTCTTCTTTTTTTGCATTAAGAATCGGCCCGAGCTGATGCTCGGTAACAAAACACGTTAAAAACGCTGAATATAGTTTTTCAGGGCAGATTTTTACAACTTATTTTTTATTTTTCAGGCAGGAATCCTTTCTAACTTAACTTTTCCTTTAAGCCTGAAAAATAAAAAAGATCTATCACTTTAATTGAATACTCGCCACCTGTAGCGGAACAGGCTTATCTAACTCTGTTTTTTCGGTAGCTGCATCTTCTAACAATCCCTTAACAACCGCTTCCATAAGTTTCTCGCTGTCTTCCCCGAATTCCGCATCGGGAGCACGGTGTCCTTTTCGCTACACTCAAGAGGACTGAGAAACAGGATGCTGAGCTAACAAATCTATCTCTTTGTCATTTCCAGCCTTTTCCCTTGCTTCCTCTTCTTGTCTCACCCGGAAACCAATCAAATCAATTATCTTCGCTTTTTTGTATGTATGGATTGTTGAGCCGCCTTTTATATCGAGAGTCGTGAATTTTTCTTGACAATCATCCAGAATTTCTTTATGTGTAGTATAAAAACAATAAATTTCCTGTAATTATTTTTTATTCAGAGATTTATTTTTTAAAGTGGTTGTAAAATATTTGTCATAGGCTGGGACACATCCAAAAACTA from Desulforegulaceae bacterium encodes the following:
- a CDS encoding DUF86 domain-containing protein, translating into MKAEDRDPVDFLNDILDSIDKIGSFIEGLDFDGFAEDKKTVYAVTRALEIIGEATKNLPESLKKKHSEVPWGKMTGTRDKMIHGYFGIDLEVVWSTINEDIPSVKPLIEKILGEIENC
- a CDS encoding nucleotidyltransferase, translated to MPSQELKDAEYFMKILRQHLPELKEKYSVNYLGVFGSYIRGEQTEDSDLDILVQFDKKPGLFKYIELEDHLSELLGVKVDLVMKSALKPNIGKRILSEVEVV